The following coding sequences are from one Bufo bufo chromosome 2, aBufBuf1.1, whole genome shotgun sequence window:
- the LOC120990665 gene encoding oocyte zinc finger protein XlCOF6.1-like, whose amino-acid sequence MNREGNFMLSLNYKVEDEDIMHRSSRGNLNIHPGLHSPAQPYNPSNNEKPSPHPSQIATSSTGQKGGERFQHAKEFTKSSGLSTNRRIHKGEQPYSCSECGKCFSEKFSLIRHERSHTGEKPYSCSECGKCFTQKSSLVTHKRNHTGEKPYSCSECGKCFKKKSNLVTHERSHTGEKPYSCSECGKCFKKKSNLVTHDRSHTGEKPYSCSECGKCFLRKSNLATHERNHTGVKPYSCSQCGKCFTKKASLLSHEKGHTGEKPYSCTECGKCFTDRSHLVRHERCHTGEKPYSCSECGKCFKTKPDLVAHDRIHKERSRIHVQNVGSILHINQVLFPMRELTQERSLILAQNDIRHSQPGVGQARCAETGDDDINDVQTVLDDDVADHTWEPGEEGSSSSSG is encoded by the exons aTGAATCGTGAGGGAAACTTTATGTTATCACTAAATTATAAAGTAGAAGATGAAGATATCATGCATCGCTCTTCAAGAGGAAACCTTAATatacatccaggacttcacagtcCAGCTCAACCATATAATCCCTCTAATAATGAGAAACCTTCTCCTCACCCATCACAGATTGCTACCTCAAGTACAGGTCAGAAAGGGGGTGAAAGGTTTCAACATGCCAAAGAGTTCACAAAAAGCTCAGGTCTTTCTACAAACAGAAGAATTCACAAAGGAGagcagccatattcatgttcagaatgtgggaagtgcttttcagaaaaatttagtctcattagacatgagagaagtcacacgggtgagaagccatattcttgttcagaatgtgggaaatgttttacacagaaatcaagtcttgttacacataagagaaatcacacaggagagaaaccttattcatgttcagaatgtggaaaatgttttaaaaaaaaatctaatcttgTTACAcacgagagaagtcacacaggagagaagccatattcctgttcagaatgtggaaaatgttttaaaaaaaaatctaatcttgTTACACACgatagaagtcacacaggagagaagccatattcctgttcagaatgtggaaaatgttttttaaGAAAATCAAATCTTGCTACAcatgagagaaatcacacaggagtaaagccatattcatgttcccaatgtgggaagtgttttacaaAGAAAGCAAGTCTTCTTTCCCATGAGAaaggtcacacaggggagaagccatattcatgtacagaatgtgggaaatgttttacagatagatcacatcttgttagacacgagagatgtcacacaggagagaaaccatattcatgttcagaatgtgggaaatgttttaaaactAAACCAGATCTTGTTGCACATGACAGAATTCacaaggagagaagccgtattcatgttcagaatgtgggaagtattttacacataaatcaagtcttgtttcccatgagagaactcacacaggagagaagccttattttggctcagaa tgacatcagacactcccAGCCAGGAGTTGGTCAGGCACGTTGCGCTGAGACTGGCGATGATGACATcaatgacgtgcagacagtactggaCGATGATGTGGCCGATCAcacgtgggagccgggtgaagaggggtcttcatcatcatcaggataa